GAACCTGCATTATCTTCATGTTCTGACTTTTCCAGATATTTGAGCAAACGAAATCAAATTGTTAAAAAAGTTCaactaaaaagggaaaaatcacATTTGGTTACTACTGCATCCAAtcttcaaaaataattaaaaaaaaaaattctcaattgtTTTGAACTTTCTACTTTGGGAGAGGAATATTTATGGAATGAAATCAGAAATTACGCTTGCTTTGCCTGCTTCCTTCCTCGCTATAACGGAAAGCAAGACTTACACGTCTGCTTATGTTTCTGATGGGTCCCTCTATTTCGATAGAAAAGTGTAAAGATCTGATCAATTGAGTCAGACGCAAATGTAGCTTTTGACTCGTGGTTGGGTGGCTTTGCTTAGTAATTTAGTCATTTCCTttgtctgccacgtgtcaacacaAGAGGTGAGGTGGCCATATCATCATGCTGATGTCATCATACTTTTTCAATCATGGTGCAAAAGACCGCTGATTTTGATTTACGTCAACCTGCTATCTAATTAGTTAACGGTATACCGTATCAGAATAATTAGATGATGTCATGTGACTATTGTTTAACACGTCATCTGTTAACTATTTATATGATGtgatatatttaattgaaattaaaaatataattttaataaaaaaattaaaacaaaatttagtgaGAGGTAATGACATCTAATTAATATATGACGTTTCAAACTAGAGTCATATGGCATTAAttgattggtttgacgtgaCACTAGTAATTAATTTATTGGATGATATAAATGATGTAGAGACTTATTTGAAACCGAAAGGAAATCTAATAActtaattgtcaaaattgaaattcaatgcttaaattaaaatcacataaaaacttATTTGTagtgctttttttcttttttttttttattaacaaaattgTATAACTTTTCATTTTAGCTGATTTCTGAATCATGGCAACAACACCACGGTTCCCTGGCTTTTCCATGCATGTATGTCTTGGTTTTTTTGATTGTCTTATGCTAAGTTTTCTACCTTCACGTCCCCTCCACAGAATGCACccttgacaattttttttttttttttttttttttttttttttttttttttccaattgaaCGGGGAAAAAGGGATTACACGAGATCTTTGGTCTGGATGGAAGAGAGAATGAGAGGTTCAGTGAGAATTTGAACCGTTTTAATATACAAAGTTATTTCTAAACGTGAGAATCTCAAACTTTGATTGAGTTTGGAAAAGAAATTccatcccccctccccctcccctcatttttcttttaaatcacTATTGAACCAATCCAACGATCATTTATGTCGGAAAGTGTGAAAGTAAAAATGTGTATAACTTTACTCTTGTGAAACATGTTATAGCTGTTATCTATGTGATCTATAAAAGTCAGAGCCACCTCCAAACACTCTTGGGGGTAGCCCgacaatgaaagaaaagataaataaataggaAAATGAAGACAATAacagaaataaaatataatagagaTAAACAATTTTATGTGATTCGGTATCTATGATCTACGTCTACATGATAAAATCCAAAGAGTTACATTTTATTTCTGCTAGATGCATGTCGTGAAGGTAGAAAACTTAGCATAAGACAATCAGAAAAACTATAGAAAAGTCAAAAAGCTCTTGCTAGaatatttggagaaaaatcAAATTCAGCCTTTAGGTTTATATGCGATTTAATTTAATccttgagtttttaattttgacaattaggTTCTTAGATTTTCTTTCAGTTTTAAATAGGTCTCTTCGTTAACTTATcgttaaattaattaatggggTGTCATGTCAAACCAATTAATTAGAGCCATATGACTCTCATTTGATACATGATGTGTCAACTGTATATACTACGTGACATATTTACTTGTGGTCACTATTCTCTAGGAGGGGTAGCCCCTCCTTACGAATGGTGACCGCCTCCCTCTCTCAATTTTGTTTGTAAGGTTATACttgtaatttaaattaaatatgatGCATAATACGAGCACATAACATGTTAAATGATAGTCACATGGCATCAATTGATTGGTTTGTCATGATTGTGAATTAATTAGACAGTAGGTTGACGGAAGGTCCTATTAGAAAccacaaaaaaactaaaacaaccTAACTGTGAAACCCaaagattaaattgaaattgcatAATAACTTGgggactaaatttgatttttcccttATTAGTGAAGACTTTTTCAAGCAAAGCAAATTTCGTTTGTTCAACTGTCTAAAAAGGTCAGCACGTGAAGATAATGCAAGTTCTTAGAAATTTCAATCACAAGATTTGGAGGATTGCCGGCCTGGAAAACGCAAGTTTTTAAAACCTGCCAAACAACTCCTTCTATAAATGCTGTACGTTGTGGGTTCTTTCTTACTCATAAACCCATACAGCCATACGGCCCATACTCATGCAATGGCTTCTCCAACTTGTTCTCATTTTTGTTCTCTCTtgcttctacttcttcttcttcctctccttcCCACTGTTTTCACCTTCACCAAAGACGACTGTCAAATATGGCTGAAATCACCTGTACTTGTACAGGATAAACCTCCAAAACCATGGTTGTCCCCTTCAGGTGAATTTGCCTTGGGATTCTGCCCTGTTTCTGGAAGTCAAAACTTCTTGCTTGCTGTCTGgtttgataaaataaaagatcAAACAATAGTTTGGTCTGCAAATGGCAATAAACTAGCGCCCCCGTCGTCTCAATTTAAGCTGACTAGCGATGGTGAGTTTGTACTCGATGATCCCGATGGTGGTCTGTTATGGAAGGCTCAAACGAATGGAATCAAATCCACTTGTGCAGCTATGCTGGATAATGGGAACTTTGTGATTCTAGACGAGAATTATAGTCCTATATGGGAGAGCTTCAAAGAGCCAACTGACAGTATTTTGCCAGGCCAAATactgggcatgcctagcatccTCAGGTCTCAACGGTCAGAGACAGATAATGCTGATGGGAAATTCCAGCTCCGTTTGCAGCAGGATGGCAATCTGGTGCTTTATCTTGTATCCTTGCCAACTGAAGAACCTCTTGCAGCTTATTGGGCGACCGGGACAATGGGCTGGGAATCACAGTTGATCTTTGATGAGGCCGGCTACATTTACATCAAAGATGTGAACAAATCAACCACCTACAACCTTACAAAGGAAgtccaaaattcaaaacaaatgtTTTACTACCTGGCTGGAGTTGACTATGATGGAGTGTTCAAATTATACAAACACCCCAAAAATGAGAACATGGCAAGTGATACAAGCTGCAGTTTATCCTGGACTGTCGTGCAAGAGATTCCTGATGATATTTGTATGACAGTCGCCAGTGGTTATAGCGTCGGGTGGTGCGGGTATAACAGCATTTGTGAGAAAAGATTGAGAGCGGCAGCCTGCACCTGTCCTGATAGATACTCTTTTTTGAACCCATCTGACCCCTGGAAAGGCTGCAAACCAGATTTTCCACTGCCCAGCTGCCAGACTAATGGATGGGAAGCAGACAAAGAGCAAGTAGAATTTCAAGAACTTCACAACATCGACTGGCCGCTCTCTGATTACGATCTTCATTCAGGAGTTGACAAGGCGAAGTGTCAACTACTATGCCTCAATGATTGCTTCTGTGCCGCAGCCATCTATGAAAGGAATGGTAGTTATTGTTGGATGAAGAAGTACCCTCTGTCAAATGGAAGAAAAAGCCTAGATATCACTAGAGTAGCTCTCCTCAAGGTACCTAAAGGTAATGTTACAAATAAGAAAGACCAGTCGACTCTGGTACTTGTCTTGGCACTACTCCTTGGCAGCTCCACGTTCCTCAATATCCTTCTCCTGATAGCTATTTCTGCAgctcttttcttcttgtacCATAAAAAGCTGAATTCGGCAAGCATCGCAAGCACATCTGCCACAAACATGAGAAGCTATATATATGAAGAGCTTGAAAAGGCAACTGGTGGGTTCAAGCAAACATTGGGTAGAGGAGCTTTCGGAACAGTTTATAAAGGGGTCGTTGCATCGGATCCTAGGAGATTTGTTGCGGTCAAGAAGTTAGAAAAGGTTGTAGGCGAAGGGGAGAAGGAGTTCAAAACAGAGGTGAGTGTGATATGCCAGACTCACCACAAGAATTTAGTCCGCTTGCTTGGCTATTGTGATGAGGGGGAGCACCGGCTTCTGGTG
The sequence above is drawn from the Alnus glutinosa chromosome 11, dhAlnGlut1.1, whole genome shotgun sequence genome and encodes:
- the LOC133882533 gene encoding G-type lectin S-receptor-like serine/threonine-protein kinase LECRK3, whose amino-acid sequence is MLYVVGSFLLINPYSHTAHTHAMASPTCSHFCSLLLLLLLLPLLPTVFTFTKDDCQIWLKSPVLVQDKPPKPWLSPSGEFALGFCPVSGSQNFLLAVWFDKIKDQTIVWSANGNKLAPPSSQFKLTSDGEFVLDDPDGGLLWKAQTNGIKSTCAAMLDNGNFVILDENYSPIWESFKEPTDSILPGQILGMPSILRSQRSETDNADGKFQLRLQQDGNLVLYLVSLPTEEPLAAYWATGTMGWESQLIFDEAGYIYIKDVNKSTTYNLTKEVQNSKQMFYYLAGVDYDGVFKLYKHPKNENMASDTSCSLSWTVVQEIPDDICMTVASGYSVGWCGYNSICEKRLRAAACTCPDRYSFLNPSDPWKGCKPDFPLPSCQTNGWEADKEQVEFQELHNIDWPLSDYDLHSGVDKAKCQLLCLNDCFCAAAIYERNGSYCWMKKYPLSNGRKSLDITRVALLKVPKGNVTNKKDQSTLVLVLALLLGSSTFLNILLLIAISAALFFLYHKKLNSASIASTSATNMRSYIYEELEKATGGFKQTLGRGAFGTVYKGVVASDPRRFVAVKKLEKVVGEGEKEFKTEVSVICQTHHKNLVRLLGYCDEGEHRLLVYDYMSNGSLASFLFGISRPHWNQRVQIAFGIARGLMYLHEECSTQIIHCDIKPQNILLDEYFTPRISDFGLAKLLLAEQSKAYTQRRGTVGYFAPEWFSKASISVKVDVYSFGVMLLEIICCKSSVSFAMGDEEEALIDWAYECYIEKKLDKLVENDEEARNDMKRLERLVIVAIWCIQEDPSLRPTMKKVTQMLEGVVDVYVPPRPSLYTSPPPIIA